A region of Nostoc sp. 'Peltigera membranacea cyanobiont' N6 DNA encodes the following proteins:
- a CDS encoding PfaD family polyunsaturated fatty acid/polyketide biosynthesis protein, with product MTTVDTVLSKHDNGLNFSTWSYNKNQVWKGSLETVSFEKQTIKDKLMVLNKPCYIVKVAGKIGVTNEGYLSPGDNGTTAQVELLTFAAPIRIQQFGDPNFLSSHGVKYAYVTGAMAGGIASEEMVIALGKEQILSSFGAGGLTPERLEAAINRIQQALPQGPYAFNLIHSPNEPAIERRAVDLYLKYQVRTVEASAFLDLTPNIVYYRVAGLALNNTNQIEIKNKIIAKISRREVATKFLQPAPARILKELLEQGLITELQATLAAKVPMADDITVEADSGGHTDNRPLVCVLPSIIALRDEIQAQYHYQTPIRIGVAGGIGTPQSALAAFMMGAAYVMTGSINQSCVESGACEHTKKLLAQAEMADMIMAPAADMFEMGVKLQVLKRGTMFPMRAQKLFELYRAYDSIESIPLAEREKLEKQVFRKTIAEVWEGTAAYLSQKNPEKLGKAVNNPKLKMALIFRWYLGLSSRWSSSGEKGREVDYQIWCGPAMGGFNDWVRGSYLSEPNNRQVVDVANQIMTGAAFLYRVQNLKIQGLQTSDYYSQYHPVRSTSLLEI from the coding sequence GTGACAACCGTAGATACGGTACTAAGTAAACACGATAATGGTCTTAACTTCTCCACTTGGTCTTATAACAAAAACCAAGTTTGGAAAGGTTCTTTAGAAACTGTATCTTTTGAGAAACAAACCATCAAAGATAAATTGATGGTGTTAAATAAACCCTGCTACATCGTGAAAGTTGCCGGAAAAATCGGTGTCACTAATGAGGGTTATTTATCCCCTGGTGATAATGGCACAACAGCACAAGTAGAACTGCTAACATTTGCAGCCCCAATCCGTATTCAACAATTTGGAGATCCGAATTTTCTCTCCTCTCATGGAGTAAAATATGCCTACGTTACCGGCGCAATGGCTGGCGGAATTGCTTCCGAAGAAATGGTCATTGCACTCGGAAAAGAGCAAATTTTGAGTTCCTTTGGTGCAGGTGGTTTAACTCCAGAACGTTTGGAAGCAGCCATAAATCGCATTCAACAAGCCTTACCTCAAGGGCCCTACGCATTTAATCTAATCCACAGCCCCAACGAACCTGCGATTGAACGCCGCGCTGTAGATTTATACCTCAAATATCAAGTGAGAACAGTAGAAGCATCTGCATTTCTCGACTTGACCCCCAACATTGTTTATTACCGTGTTGCTGGATTGGCATTGAATAACACCAATCAAATTGAAATCAAAAATAAAATCATTGCCAAAATTTCTCGCCGAGAAGTTGCGACTAAATTTCTGCAACCAGCACCAGCCAGAATACTTAAAGAACTTCTTGAACAAGGGCTAATTACTGAGTTACAAGCAACCCTTGCAGCTAAAGTTCCGATGGCTGATGATATTACCGTCGAGGCTGATTCTGGAGGTCATACAGATAACCGTCCCTTGGTTTGTGTGTTACCTTCTATTATTGCCTTGCGAGATGAAATTCAAGCACAATATCATTACCAAACACCCATTAGAATTGGCGTTGCAGGAGGAATTGGAACACCACAATCAGCATTAGCAGCCTTTATGATGGGTGCTGCTTATGTAATGACCGGTTCCATTAATCAATCATGCGTTGAATCTGGGGCTTGTGAACATACCAAAAAGTTATTAGCCCAAGCAGAAATGGCTGATATGATAATGGCTCCAGCCGCAGATATGTTTGAAATGGGAGTCAAATTGCAAGTTCTCAAACGGGGTACAATGTTCCCCATGCGAGCGCAGAAATTATTTGAACTCTATCGCGCTTATGATTCCATTGAAAGCATCCCCCTTGCAGAAAGAGAGAAATTAGAAAAACAAGTTTTTCGCAAAACTATTGCCGAAGTATGGGAAGGAACTGCGGCTTATTTGTCCCAAAAGAATCCTGAGAAACTTGGGAAAGCAGTCAATAATCCTAAACTAAAAATGGCGTTAATTTTCCGTTGGTATCTAGGATTATCTTCTCGCTGGTCTAGTTCTGGCGAAAAAGGTAGAGAAGTCGATTATCAAATTTGGTGTGGCCCGGCAATGGGCGGTTTCAATGACTGGGTACGCGGTTCCTATCTTTCTGAACCAAATAATCGTCAAGTAGTTGATGTTGCTAATCAAATTATGACTGGTGCAGCCTTTTTGTATCGTGTCCAAAATTTGAAAATTCAAGGACTGCAAACTTCCGATTATTACAGTCAATATCACCCTGTTCGTTCTACATCATTGTTGGAGATTTAA
- a CDS encoding thioester reductase domain-containing protein: protein MTIKQSFTADDIQVFLVSNLAKLLKVSTDEIDVKEHLENYGLDSAQAMILVSNLEKLLGFQPSPLLLWHYPNIEALSQRLAEEVQEGSPVQDTKVVASNANTAPSVLDLGAEAVLDPTIHPGAASNVLVGEPKNIFLTGGTGFLGAFIIRELLQETNADIYCLVRAANAEEGKSKLQKNLEQYAIWQEEFNSRIIPIVGDLSQPLLGIGSEQFQILAGNIDTIYHSAALLNYVFPYSALKAANVLGTQEVLRLACQIKVKPVHYVSSVAVFESTAYAGKVVKEQDEFNHWEGIYLGYSQTKWVAEKLVKIARDRGLPVTIHRPPLISGDSKTGICNTHDFINLMTKGCLQMGYFPDVDYMLDMSPVDYVSKAIVYLSRQKESIGKAFNLQHPQPAALKMLVEWIRSFGYSVEMIPYEKWQSELINNVTSADNPLYTLRPFLLERWSDEQLTIPDLYLQARRPHISCQDTLHALAGSSIACPPIDSQLFMTYTAYLIQSGFLNIA, encoded by the coding sequence ATGACTATAAAACAGTCTTTTACAGCAGACGACATTCAAGTATTTTTAGTATCTAACTTAGCTAAGTTACTAAAAGTATCAACTGATGAAATAGATGTCAAAGAACATTTAGAAAACTATGGCTTGGATTCAGCCCAAGCAATGATTTTAGTAAGTAACTTAGAAAAGTTGCTCGGATTTCAACCCTCTCCGTTACTGCTGTGGCATTACCCAAATATTGAAGCTCTTTCACAGCGTTTAGCTGAAGAAGTGCAAGAAGGTTCGCCAGTTCAAGATACAAAGGTAGTAGCCTCTAATGCCAACACTGCCCCCTCTGTTCTAGATTTAGGTGCTGAGGCTGTTCTTGACCCCACCATCCATCCCGGTGCTGCATCTAATGTACTTGTGGGTGAACCCAAGAACATCTTTTTAACTGGCGGAACAGGCTTTTTAGGAGCCTTTATCATCCGGGAATTGCTACAAGAAACCAATGCGGATATCTATTGCTTAGTGCGTGCTGCTAATGCCGAAGAAGGCAAAAGCAAACTGCAAAAAAATCTGGAACAGTATGCAATTTGGCAAGAAGAATTTAACTCCAGAATTATTCCGATTGTCGGCGATTTATCTCAGCCATTGTTAGGTATTGGTTCAGAACAGTTTCAAATTTTAGCTGGCAATATTGATACTATATATCATAGTGCTGCTTTGTTGAATTATGTTTTTCCATACTCTGCATTGAAGGCAGCTAATGTTTTAGGCACTCAAGAAGTTTTGAGATTAGCTTGTCAAATTAAAGTCAAGCCTGTACATTACGTTTCTAGTGTGGCTGTTTTTGAATCCACAGCTTATGCTGGCAAGGTTGTTAAAGAACAGGATGAATTCAATCATTGGGAAGGTATTTATCTTGGTTACTCACAAACAAAATGGGTAGCTGAAAAGTTAGTTAAAATTGCTCGTGACCGTGGGCTTCCTGTAACTATCCACAGACCACCACTGATTTCAGGTGATAGCAAAACAGGCATTTGTAACACACATGACTTTATCAATCTGATGACCAAGGGCTGTCTACAAATGGGATATTTCCCTGATGTAGATTATATGTTGGATATGTCACCTGTGGACTATGTAAGCAAAGCGATCGTTTATCTATCACGTCAAAAAGAATCCATAGGTAAAGCTTTCAATTTACAACATCCCCAACCCGCTGCTTTGAAAATGCTAGTTGAGTGGATACGCTCTTTTGGTTATTCAGTTGAAATGATTCCCTATGAAAAATGGCAATCAGAGTTAATCAATAATGTCACTTCTGCTGACAATCCTTTATATACTCTGCGGCCATTTTTACTGGAACGTTGGTCTGATGAACAACTGACTATTCCTGATTTGTACTTACAAGCTAGAAGACCCCATATTAGCTGCCAAGATACTCTTCATGCACTAGCAGGTAGTTCTATTGCGTGTCCTCCAATTGATTCTCAATTGTTTATGACTTATACCGCCTACTTGATTCAAAGTGGATTCTTGAATATAGCTTAG